AagaccaggaggagagggaccgGAGAcccggggaaggggggggggacctggagAAGGTTGGTTTTAACGGGACTTAGCCTACCTGCGATATAGAGGCCGTGCTCCCggtgtgttcccggtgttctCCCGGTGTTTTCCCCGGTGTGCTCCTTGGGTGCTCCCGGTGTGTCCCCGGTGTGTTGTCCCGGTTCCACTGGCGTCGCGACGGGCCCCGGGGTCGACGTCGCCCGTGAGGGGGTTACCGGGGGCTGATGAGCCGGGCATTATTTAAAGAGGTATTCACCCTCTAACACGCACGCGCGTGAATGTCCGGTGGATTTGATTCatcatgtaagggataatgtaaagaacgccggtcattatcgggaaaataagctcCGACAGGAAGGAAGACACCTCCTAACAACTTGATAACACAGAGAGGAACCACACGGGGCAGTTGGTAACCGGTAACCACAGAACCGCCTTTATTGGCAAACTGAACTCAGAAACACAACATATaacatataggctatatatataacacatatatatatatatatatatatatatatatatataacgtatAACATATAAAACACATGAAACATATATATAGTGATGAGTGACTCCTCTGTcttagtctgtcttacatagttttgatagggcaatatgtaaagcgtcttagagtaccatattaagcactatataaatttcatttattattattattaatattattattatttttaaaaatatatataacacatataacatataacacttttcacacatatatatataaaacatatataacacaacataaataacaaatataacAGATACATATTATAACACATGTAACAAATATAACACATAACATAGATATATAACACATAACATATAACACATATAACATAAATAACACATATAACACataacatgtatatatataacacatagaaaatatatatatacaaaacatATATAACACATTAACCAATCAACCTAACACCTCAGTGGTGGTCaaacaactccccccccccccccccccccagagcacaAACACGACCTGGTCGCCACAGTAATAATCATCAACAACACTCAATATATTTTTCAATACATTTTCTATGGTATAGATGTCTCACCATATGCAATAAAGTAACAATCAATTTCTAACTAAcacaatatattataaatatgcaCAGGCGATAAAACACAGAGCAGGAATATTTTGGGAAAGACTTTTAAAGTGTTAAACACTGCACATCATAACCACGTTACTGTGATTTATTGCTAACATATTACTCTAGTTTATTACCAAGTTACTCTCGTTTATTGTAACCATGTTTCTGTATTTTATTACTACCATGTTACTGTAGTTTGTTATTACCATGttactgtcgtttattattaaCATATTACTGTAGCGTATTATTACCATGTTACTGTAGTTTATTATTAACTGTTATTGTAGTTTATTATTAACATGTTACTGTAGTTTAACATTCCACTGTAGTTTATTAAACACTATGCATACATCAGATTACTGTTTCACACTTATCTATGTTTTGGTATCTGTAaaacctaaataaataaataattattaccATGTTACTGTAGTTTATTATTAACATGTTACTGTAGTTTATTACCACGTTACTGTTGTTTATTAACATGTTATTGTAGTTTATTATTACCAAGttactgtcgtttttaatcaaCATTTTACTGTCGTTTATTACCAAGTTAACGTAGTTGATTATTAACCCGTTACTGTAGTTTATTATTACCACATTACTGTAGTTGtatgtatattttatatataatatatatattatatattaataggTGGTAAACGTTAGGATGACCTACCTAAATATTTCGTTAGTGGTTCTCCACCAATCAAATTAAGGGGGAGGAGCAGTCATTTGAGACGTGAGGGGTGTCTGTTGAAACAGATCCCGCCCCTGCATTGCTATTTGCTACCCGGGGGCGAGAAGAGCGAGAACTAGTTCGACTAATGGGGAGGAAGGGGCTGGGTTCTTTGGTGACGACGATGCTGGGAATCCGAACGATGGCCGCTCTGGTCATTTGACCATCAGCCGGGTCCCCGCTCTGTCAGAACAAAGAACAGGAGAACCTTAAAGAACAGGAGAACCTTAAAGAACAGGAGAACCTTAAAGAACAGGAGAACCTTAAAGAACAAGAGAACCTTAAAGAACTGGAGAACCTTAAAGAACACGAGAACCTTAAAGAACAAGAGAACCTTAAAGAACAGGAGAACCTTAAAGAACAGGAGAACCTTAAAGAACACGAGCACCTTAAAGAACCCGAAAACCTTAAAGAACACAAGAACCTTAAAGAACACGAGAACCTTAAAGAACCCGAGAACCTTAAAGAACAGGAGAACCTTAAAGAACACAAGCACCTTGAAGAACAGGCGAACCTTGAAGGACAGGCGAACCTTGAAGGACAGGCGAACCTTGAAGAACAGGCGAACCTTGAAGAACACGAGCAACTAGCAAAACCATCCGAACCACCAGAACCATCAGAACCATCCGAACCATCCGAACCATcagaaccagtagaaccagtattCCCAGCAGCGGGTCTCACCTcggcctccctctccctcctgacGGACGCTCTGTGTTCTGGGAGCTCCGTGTCTCTGAGGTCACATGACACCTGGCGGCTGGCGGGTCGCGACCCCATGCTGGAGCCGTCCGCCTCGGTGTCCGTCCagccctgagacacacacacacacacacacacacacacacacacacacacacacacacacacacacacacacacacacacacacacacacacacacacacacacacacacacacacacacacacacacgcaggggcaCGCACAGGCACAAACTTGATTTGAGCAGTGGGTGAGGGTTGAGCCGTCCTCTGCTGGTGTTGAgtggtgatggggagggggtgatgaaggggggaggggtggtgctgACCTCCACCAGATCAACTGACCGTTAGGCGGAAGGTGGAGCTCCTCCTACAAACCTcagacccctgacccccctgccCCTCTGACCCGTGACCCCCCCGACCCCGGCGTGCGGTGGGCGTGGCGCTCCTCCCAGAACAGCCCTCTCGGTCCTGACGTACCGATTCGCTGTCGGAGGCGGAGGAGAGGCGGGACTTCCTGGCGCTGTGATGCCGGGCGCTGCCGCCGGACGTCTGGCTGCTGAGGGTGGAGCggcgggtggaggagaagcTGCTGCCCGCCGAGCGCAGGTCAGCAGGAGGAACACACAGCAGGCGGCCCAGACACGGGATGTAGCGCGCTAACGCtagcctggagggggagggggggggagagagggaggaggaggagagaggggggaggaggagagaggggggaggaggagagaggggggaggaggaggtgagaggggtaggagaggtgaggaggagcaggagagaggggggaggaggaggtgagaggggtaggagaggtgaggaggagcaggagagaggggggaggaggaggtgagaggggtaggagaggtgaggaggagcaggagagaggggggaggaggagagaggggaggaggaggagagaggggggaggaggaggtgagaggggtaggagaggtgaggaggagcaggagagggagagaaacacagaatAAAAACACATGAATTAAAAGACAGCATGAAAGAATAAAGAATGTTCAAATTgcttctgtgttgtgttgtggttcagCAGAGAGCGAAGGAGAACCCTTTGAACGTTGATCTAAAAGTCGGGTCGCAGTCTGCCTCACATCTTCAGGAGGTTTATTACAGCGATGCGTTGCATAGCagctggggtgtgtgcgtgtgtaatagtgtgtgtgcatgggcgcgtgtgtgagtgtgtgtttgtaactgtatttggggtgtgtgtgcatgtgcgtttgtgtgtgagtgtgtgtgtacctgtacttggggtgtgtgtgtgtgtgtgtgtgtgtctgtgtgtgtgtgtgtgtgtgtgtgcgtgtgtgtacctgtactTGGGGTGTGTGATGGCGTAGATGATGGGATTGTGGATGGCAGAGGCCTTGGCGATCACAGCAGGAACGGAATTCATATACGGAGTCACCATGTCAGCATAGctagagggagaaagacatagagttaccatgagagagagagagagagagcgagagtgagacagagagagagacatagagttaccatgagagagagatagagagagagagagagagagagagatagagagagagagagagagagagagagagagagagagagagagagagagagagagagagagagagagagcgagagtgagacagagagagagacatagagttaCCATGTCagcatagcgagagagagagggagacggacataGAGTTACCATGAGAAAGAGttcctgcgtgtgcgtgcttgtgtgcatgcatgctagcttgcgtgcgtgtgtgcgtgcatgcgtgggtgcgtgggtttgtgcgtgcgtgcgtgcgtgcgtgtgtcggtGCGTGTGTACCCAGCGAAGGAGGTGAGGGCGACCCCGGAGTACGGCGCCCAGGACAGGACGTAGAGCAGGATGAGGATCAGGGCGATCTTCGCCGTCTTCCACTCGGTCTGCAGCCGCTGGCCACCgcccccccgggacccccggCTGGAGCAGCTGCCGTTCACCCGGCCCACCGCCCTAAACATGAAAACACTACTCTTTATACACCGTATACATCATTCATACATCATGTGTCAATCATGTATTAATCATTCTCATACATCATCTTATATACAACATAAACATTCTATACAGTCTGACTAGAGggtcagagggtcagagggcagagggtcaggggtcagagggtcagagggtcaggggtcagagggtaAGGGGGTCAGAGGGTAAGGGGGTCAGAGggtcaggggggagagagggtcaggggtcatagGTCAGAGGTTAGGGTCAGAGGTAGGCCCCTGACCTGTTGGTGGAGCGAATCGCGCGGAAGATGAAGTAGTAGCAgtagatgatgatgaagagggggATGAAGAAGACGAAGATGAAGAGCAGCATGGTGTAGGCGCGCACCCCCGGGCTGAAGGTCATGTAGTCCCAGGAACAGGAAGTCATCAGACCCTCAGGGACGTAGGCACCTGGAGACAGGAAgttagacagacaggaagtcaggcagacacacagggagacaggcagggaaacagacagacagacagacagacagtcagacagacagacagacagacaggcagacagacggacagacagacagagagacaggcagacagacaggcagacagacggacagacagacagagagacaggcagacagacaggcagacaggcatacagagagggagacaggcagacagcctCATGAACCAAATCCATCCCAAGACTTTAGTTAAAGACTAACCTTTCTCCtgaaccttacacacacacacacacacacacacacacacacacacacacacacacacacacacacacacacacacacacacacacacacacacacacacacacacacacacacacacacacacacacacacacacatacacatacacatcacgcacacacacacacacacacactcactccatccgaagaagggggggaggctccaggcCAAGGAGTAAAGCCACGCCCCGATCAGGACCAGCCCGGCGCGTCGCCGTGACAACAGGCCGATGGAGGCCAGCGGCCGCGTGATGACGAAGAAGCGGTCGGCGGCGACGAGGGTCAGAGTCAGCATGGAACAGATCCCGAAGAGAGCGCCGCAGAACGCATACACCTCacaggctgcacacacacacacacacacccccacacacacacacatagacctgTTACAGCTCTATCATAGACatgtagcctgtgtgtgtgtgtgtgtgtgtgtgtgtgtgtgtgtgtgtgtgtgtgtgtgtgtgtgtgtgtgtgtgtgtgtgtgtgtgtgtgtgtgtgtgcgtgcgtgcgtgtgtgtgtgtgagcgtgtgtgtgagcgtgtaccTTTCTCCCCAAAGATCCACCTGCGGTGCATGGAGTTGATGAAGAAGGTGGGCGTCTGGGTGACACACATCAGCAGGTCGGCCAGCGCCATGTTGAGGATGAACATGTTGGCCGGGGTCCGCAGGGAGcggctcctacacacacacacacacacacacatatacacacgcacacgtacaagcagacagacacacacacatatacacacacacacacacacacttacaaacacatgtacgcacgcacgcacacacacacacacagacacactcacacacacacacacacacacacacacacacacacacacacacacacacacacacacacacacacacacacacacacacacacacacacacacacacatatatatatacacatacatactactactaatacataCTTCCTACTgatatatagatatgtgtgtgtgttttgtgaagGTGTGATTGGTTACTTGGAGAAGGCGTAGATCACGAGGGAGTTTCCAATCACGCCCGTGATTCCGATCAGCAGGACGACCGTTCCCAGGGTGTAGTGGGCGTGTTCTGGGACGTCCACCGCGGGGGAGAGGGACGGGGCCTCCGTCAGAACCTGCAGCACAGCCCCAATACTACTACggacactagtactactacctactgacactagtactactactacggacactagtactactacctacggacactagtactactactacggacactagtactactactacggacactagtactactactacggacactagtactactactactgacactagtactactactacggacactagtactactactacggacactagtactgctacctactgacactagtactactactacggacactagtactactactacggacactagtactactactacggacactagtactactacctactgacactagtactactactacggacactagtactactacctacggacactagtactactacctacggacactagtactactacctacggacactagtactactactacggacactagtactactactactgacactagtactactactacggacactagtactactacctactgacactagtactactactacggacactagtactactacctacggacactagtactactacctacggacactagtactactactacggacactagtactactactactgacactagtactgctacctactgacactagtactactacctacggacactagtactactacctacggacactagtactactactacggacactagtactactactacggaCACTAGTACTATTACCTACggacactagtactactactacggaCACTAGTACTATTACTACggacactagtactactacctacggacactagtactactacctacggacactagtactactactacggacactagtactactactacggacactagtactactactacggacactagtactactagtacggacactagtactgctacctactgacactagtactactacctactgacactagtactactacctactgacactagtactactacctactgacactagtactactactacggacactagtactactacctactgacactagtactactactacggacactagtactactacctACTGACAATAGCACAACTACCTACTGACACTAGTACTGCTACCTACtgacactagtactactacctactgacactagtactactacatactGATACTAGTAGTACTTTACTACTGATACTAGTAGTACTACCTACTGATACTAGTTCTACTACCTACTGATACAAGTACTACTACCTACTGATACTAGTACTACTTCCTACtgatactagtactactacctactgatactagtactactacatactagtactactacatactgacaatagtactaatactactgatACTAGTACCTCTAAATACTGATACGTATTGAAAAAATGNNNNNNNNNNNNNNNNNNNNNNNNNNNNNNNNNNNNNNNNNNNNNNNNNNNNNNNNNNNNNNNNNNNNNNNNNNNNNNNNNNNNNNNNNNNNNNNNNNNNGAGGGGTTGGGTTCTActataggaggaggagatgggttcTACTGTCGGAGGGGTTGGGTTCTactataggaggaggaggtgggttctACTGTAGGAGGGGTTGGGTTCTACTATAGGAGGGGTTGGGTTCTactataggaggaggaggtgggttctactggaggaggaggaggtgggttctactggaggaggagaaggtgggttctactggaggaggaggtgggttctACTGTAGGAGGGGTTGGGTTCTactataggaggaggaggtgggttctACTGTAGGAGGGGTTGGGTTCTactataggaggaggaggtgggttctactggaggaggagaggaggtgggttctactggaggaggagaaggtgggttctactggaggaggaggtgggttctTCTTCATTAGCAGGACATATGTGTTGCCAAAGCATTTAAACCGACCCATCCTCAGGTGTTCACGGTGGAGGAGATGATGCCCCACCTACAGGAAGTGGGCGGAGCCGTGACCAAGAACCTCTTCCTTaaagacaagaagaagaagacattaTGGCTCGTGACCGTTCGCCATGACCGGCAGGTCAGAGAACACTCTGTCCTGGTTCTATGGGACCTGCTTCTATGTGTATAGTGGTTCTATGTGTATGGTGGTTCTGTATGGATAGTGGTTCTGTGTCCTGGTTCTATTTGTCCTTGTTCTGTGTCCTGGTGCTATGTGTATGGTAGTTCTATGTGTCCTggttctatgttttttttattaaccttTATATGACCAAGAAATTTTCCCATTGAGATTTAAAATCTCTTTTTCAAGGGAGTCCTAGCCAAGAAGGCAGCATAAATAACATTTCACGTTTaacatttacaaaaacaaaattcacatttaaaatacaatacaaaacacaAGACAAATCACAATAAAGCATAATTTCCATTTGTCAGTAGGTCAGTGCTGAGTAACTGGATATGTACAGTTTGGGTATATAAGGAAGACAGACTAACTTTCTCATACAAATTGCTATGGTGCGTTGGGAAACGTAGGCAGAGACAAATCGTAATGCTGCATGGTACACAGAATCTAGCATTTTCAGAGCTGATGAAtttgcatgcatacatatatgatgGATCTATGTGTCCTGGTTCTCTGCAGGTGAATCTGGGTGACCTCTCAAAGCATCTCGGTCTGGGGAGTGGAAACCTGCGCCTGGCTGAtgaggcggccatgttggaaaAACTAaaggtgagcacacacacacagcattctgGAACTCAGACAGAACCAAAGGTATAGAAAGGGTTCTAAAGGGAGTATTGTACCGCCGGTTCCCCAGGTGGGGCGGGGCTGTGCGTCGGCGCTGGCCCTGCTGTTCGATACGGACGGCGGCGTGAAGCTGCTTCTGGACGAGGACCTGGTCCAGGGGGGGCACCCGGCAGTCCACCTGCACCCCATGACCAACACTGCCACCCTGGGCATGGCGCCCGCAGACCTGCTACGCTTCCTCCAGCACACCGGACACCCACCAATCCTGCACGCCTTCCCTTAGACCAGGGGAACACTCGCTGGTTCTACTCAGACCAGAACGGTCGCTGGTTCCACTCACACCAGGAGAACGGTCGCTGGTTCCACTCACACCAGGAGAACGGTCGCTGGTTCCACTCACACCAATGGGTCCAACAATCCCATTATCATCACGACCTTGTTTGGATGCTGTTCTTCAGTAATGACAATGTCTACAGGATGCCTTGACCTGTAGAAAAGGTTTTATTAAACCTAGTCCTGAAGTCAGCCTGTCCACTCAGTGAGGGCCACGGGAACTACTGGAACCTTCTGTCAGAACTTCTGGTTTGAAGCAAAGAGGGCGGAAATAAAGTCAAAACCAAACCCTGTTCTAAAACATTCCGTGTTtcgttaataatataattaagaATACAGATGGTCAAtgaagagcaggtaggggttagacagtacagagacgtgtctctaagaagcaggtaggggttagacagtacagacgtGTCTCCAAGAAgcagttagacagtacagacgtgtctctaagaagcaggtaggggttagacagtacagacgtctctaagaagcaggtaggggttagacagtaccgaTGTGTCTCttagaagcaggtaggggttagacagtacagacgtCTCTAAGAagcagttaggggttagacagtacagacgtgtctctaagaagcaggtaggggttagacagtacagacgtctctaagaagcaggtaggggttagacagtacagacgtctccaagaagcaggtaggggttagacagtaccgaCGTGTCTCttagaagcaggtaggggttagacagtacagacgtctccaagaagcaggtaggggtaagacagtacagacaatTCAATGAACATACCAGACAAGGACATAGCCTATGAATCTGGAAGATTttgtaggtagtggccatccccaaaatgcaccagaatacaggaaatcatatcaaTTTCAAAATTTTGAGGATTCTCTCAGTTTTCGTTGAAGTGCACAGTCAcgtggccctctgatggtgatgaaaaattgtggccctctttatcatgaaagttgcccatccctgggtAAGACAGTACAAAGGGTCATTAAGTGCTGGTTGATGGTTGTGTCTAGAAGAAACCAGTCCACATGGGGTCATTTTCCAAGCTTTATTGTAATCGTTTACGTCTCACAATGCATTCCACAGACACGGCGCTACGGACACTAGTGAAGTATGAACATCATTCACAAATACTTGCATAACAAATAAGTTTTTGAGTTACGTTGCAGCGTTAAATATGGGCTCCACACTGTTCTAACTTTAATATGCTTGTAAACCAGTTCACCAAATGTTTGATACGCGATGGCTGCGATGACATATCCCAAGCTTGGGACTGAGAAGCGAATGAAGTGCTAATGTAGAAGTCccgcccacacacccctccttgccCACCCACTGACAAATCAGACAGGGCCAGAGGTtggaggggaggagccagggtaGGGGACGCCTCAGCAAATGACGTCAAATCATCAACTTAaaaaaacaacccccccccccccccccccccaccctcacaaCACTgtagacccctcccccccacaataCTAGACACCCCACCTTCACAACAAcatgaacaccccccccccaccacaataAAACGGCTCTTTGCTCAACTTGgtggaaaaaaactaaaacatagTCCAGCTGGCCGGATCTCCCAGGATGCACCAGGCCCGGGTCAGGGGTCGATGACGGGTGATTTGAATGTCTTATGAGCAAGGCATCAGATCAGTGTTGGTTTGATGAAGGATTCAAACTCCAGGTCAGCTCTCCAAAGAACACTAAACAATCCTGAACCCAGAACAAGTTGACAAATGAAAACCTccgcctctcttcctcttctcctcctccaccgcctctcctccaccacctctgctTCTCCGTCCGTCCCCTACTCCGCCTTGCGTTTGGTGCCAGGAACCATCGCCTGGACCCTGGGAGGAGACCGGGTTAgaatgaccaccaccaccacacctgaccccaccctcaacaccaccaccaccaccaatacccccccccccccccccctccagcaccCCCGTGTCAGTGGCTTCTCACTTTCCAACGATGTCCGTGATGCGGCCGCTGACCATCGCTACGTAGTGGTCGATCTGCGCCTGgagacaataacaacaacagagCTCACAACCACAACCATGAAGAACAGTTCGGTAAAGGTTAAAGGTCATGAGTAACAGTGTGGTAAAGGTCAAGAGTAACAGCGTGGTAAAGGTCAAAGGTAAACCCTCACCTGGTGCTTCTCATAGATGATGGGGCAGCTGAACACGGCCACCAGACCTGGAAGAAG
This genomic window from Gadus macrocephalus chromosome 15, ASM3116895v1 contains:
- the LOC132472873 gene encoding melanopsin-A-like — protein: MFILNMALADLLMCVTQTPTFFINSMHRRWIFGEKACEVYAFCGALFGICSMLTLTLVAADRFFVITRPLASIGLLSRRRAGLVLIGAWLYSLAWSLPPFFGWSAYVPEGLMTSCSWDYMTFSPGVRAYTMLLFIFVFFIPLFIIIYCYYFIFRAIRSTNRAVGRVNGSCSSRGSRGGGGQRLQTEWKTAKIALILILLYVLSWAPYSGVALTSFAGYADMVTPYMNSVPAVIAKASAIHNPIIYAITHPKYRLALARYIPCLGRLLCVPPADLRSAGSSFSSTRRSTLSSQTSGGSARHHSARKSRLSSASDSESGWTDTEADGSSMGSRPASRQVSCDLRDTELPEHRASVRREREAESGDPADGQMTRAAIVRIPSIVVTKEPSPFLPISRTSSRSSRPRVANSNAGAGSVSTDTPHVSNDCSSPLI
- the LOC132473637 gene encoding prolyl-tRNA synthetase associated domain-containing protein 1-like gives rise to the protein MLAGDICVAKAFKPTHPQVFTVEEMMPHLQEVGGAVTKNLFLKDKKKKTLWLVTVRHDRQVNLGDLSKHLGLGSGNLRLADEAAMLEKLKVGRGCASALALLFDTDGGVKLLLDEDLVQGGHPAVHLHPMTNTATLGMAPADLLRFLQHTGHPPILHAFP